A genomic segment from Bradyrhizobium sp. CB1015 encodes:
- a CDS encoding ferritin-like domain-containing protein has protein sequence MGLFTRDIKTMNDLFVHQLQDIYYAEQQLTKALPKMASKATDPQLKQGFLTHLEETKQHVARLEEVFKMHGVAVKAVDCPAIDGIIEEADETAGEVADKAVLDAALINAAQAAEHYEIVRYGSLIAWAKQLGRNDCAAVLAKTLEEEKATDKKLTVLAESKVNLRAAS, from the coding sequence ATGGGACTGTTCACAAGAGACATCAAGACCATGAACGACCTGTTCGTGCATCAGCTCCAGGACATCTATTACGCCGAGCAGCAGCTCACCAAGGCGCTGCCGAAGATGGCGAGCAAGGCCACTGATCCGCAGCTGAAACAGGGCTTTTTGACGCACCTCGAGGAAACTAAGCAGCACGTTGCGCGGCTCGAGGAGGTCTTCAAGATGCACGGCGTCGCCGTGAAGGCGGTCGACTGCCCGGCCATCGACGGCATCATCGAGGAAGCCGACGAGACCGCCGGCGAAGTTGCCGACAAGGCGGTGCTCGACGCGGCCCTGATCAACGCGGCGCAGGCCGCGGAGCACTACGAGATCGTCCGCTACGGCAGCCTGATCGCCTGGGCCAAGCAGCTCGGCCGCAATGATTGTGCGGCGGTGCTCGCCAAGACGCTCGAGGAAGAGAAGGCGACCGACAAGAAGCTGACGGTTCTTGCCGAGAGCAAGGTGAACCTGCGCGCGGCGAGCTAG
- a CDS encoding YbhN family protein, giving the protein MHGLLPALKRGFKRWIGWRRLGIAASVFIIAFAITTLVRTLKGIDTGVILTALTEIPRGSIGLAAICVFFAFCTLTFYDFFALRTIGKKHVPYRIAALSSFTSYSIGHNIGATVFTGGAIRFRIYSDYGLNAIDVAKICFLSGLTFWLGNIFVLSIGMAIHPDAASSMDQLPSSLNRLIALGGLASIGAYLVWLCMGEKRRELGQKGWKVVLPSAPLTLVQILIGVVDLGFCATAMYLLMPANPPIDFMSLAVVFILATLIGFASHAPGSIGVFDAAMLVALPQFGREELLATLLVFRILYFVIPFGLAISIMGARELWMNVVAPWQERRRLAEACAQANLPKEVTPMERERLLRQASKR; this is encoded by the coding sequence ATGCACGGACTGCTGCCCGCGCTGAAACGCGGCTTCAAGAGATGGATCGGCTGGCGACGGCTCGGAATTGCCGCGAGCGTCTTCATCATCGCCTTCGCGATCACCACGCTGGTGCGGACCCTGAAGGGCATCGATACCGGGGTCATCCTGACCGCGTTGACCGAGATTCCGCGCGGCAGCATCGGGCTGGCTGCGATCTGCGTCTTCTTCGCGTTCTGTACGCTGACCTTCTATGACTTTTTTGCGCTGCGAACGATCGGCAAGAAACACGTGCCCTATCGCATCGCGGCGCTGTCCAGCTTCACGTCCTATTCGATCGGCCACAACATCGGCGCCACGGTCTTCACCGGCGGCGCGATCCGTTTCCGGATCTATTCGGACTACGGGCTGAACGCGATCGATGTCGCGAAGATCTGCTTCCTGTCGGGCCTGACCTTCTGGCTTGGTAACATCTTCGTGCTCTCGATCGGCATGGCCATCCACCCGGATGCGGCCTCCTCGATGGATCAGCTCCCCTCCTCGCTCAACCGGTTGATCGCCCTCGGCGGCCTCGCATCGATCGGCGCTTATCTGGTCTGGCTCTGCATGGGCGAGAAGCGCCGCGAGCTCGGCCAGAAAGGCTGGAAGGTGGTGCTGCCCTCGGCGCCGCTGACCTTGGTGCAGATCCTGATCGGCGTCGTCGATCTCGGCTTCTGCGCCACGGCGATGTACCTCTTGATGCCGGCCAACCCGCCGATCGACTTCATGTCGCTCGCGGTCGTGTTCATCCTGGCGACACTGATCGGCTTTGCCAGCCACGCCCCCGGCTCGATCGGCGTGTTCGATGCCGCCATGCTGGTGGCGCTGCCCCAGTTCGGCCGCGAGGAGCTTCTGGCCACGCTGCTGGTGTTCCGCATTCTCTATTTCGTGATCCCGTTCGGGCTTGCCATCTCCATCATGGGCGCGCGCGAGCTCTGGATGAATGTGGTCGCGCCATGGCAGGAGCGGCGGCGGCTGGCGGAAGCCTGCGCGCAGGCCAACCTGCCCAAGGAGGTGACGCCGATGGAGCGCGAACGGCTGCTGCGGCAGGCCAGCAAGCGCTGA
- a CDS encoding LysR substrate-binding domain-containing protein: protein MFDLNQLRCFVTVAEELHFGRAAARLNMTQPPLSRQIQVLEHIIDAPLLERTSRSVRLTPAGRSFLPEARRILKLAESASQVARRIALGKTGSLKVGFTAAAAYGFLPELIAACRAKLPEVDFSLKEMVSGDQFEALTSGQIDAGLLRPPIARPELASRRVVAEPLLAAIPKKHPLANADSVTIKDFDDQPFVMYSPYESRYFHDLLVALFTRADVLPRYVQHLSQIHSILAMVRAGLGLAIVPAAAASLKISDVRLRPLKLRTRVPVELFMVWRREDENPLLSALVKIAGELSSAELAED, encoded by the coding sequence ATGTTCGACCTCAACCAGCTCCGCTGTTTCGTCACGGTGGCGGAGGAATTGCACTTCGGCCGGGCTGCCGCGCGGCTGAACATGACCCAGCCGCCGCTGTCCCGACAGATCCAGGTGCTCGAGCACATCATCGATGCGCCACTCTTGGAGCGCACCAGCCGCTCGGTGCGCCTGACGCCCGCGGGGCGCAGCTTCCTGCCGGAGGCGCGGCGCATCCTCAAGCTGGCCGAAAGCGCCTCGCAGGTCGCCCGTCGCATCGCACTCGGCAAGACCGGCTCGCTCAAGGTCGGCTTCACCGCGGCCGCGGCCTATGGCTTCCTGCCCGAGCTCATCGCCGCCTGCCGCGCCAAGCTGCCCGAGGTGGACTTCTCGCTGAAGGAGATGGTGTCGGGCGACCAGTTCGAGGCGCTGACCTCGGGCCAGATCGACGCCGGCCTGCTGCGGCCGCCGATCGCGCGGCCCGAGCTTGCCAGCCGCCGCGTCGTCGCCGAGCCCCTGCTCGCGGCGATCCCGAAGAAACACCCGCTGGCGAATGCCGACAGCGTCACCATCAAGGATTTCGACGACCAGCCCTTCGTGATGTACTCGCCTTATGAGAGCCGCTACTTCCACGACCTCCTGGTGGCGCTGTTCACCCGCGCCGACGTGCTGCCGCGCTACGTCCAGCATCTCAGCCAGATCCACTCCATCCTCGCGATGGTCCGCGCCGGCCTCGGCCTCGCCATCGTACCGGCGGCGGCGGCGAGCCTGAAGATCTCCGACGTGCGCCTGCGTCCGCTGAAGCTGCGCACCCGCGTTCCCGTCGAGCTGTTCATGGTATGGCGGCGCGAGGACGAGAACCCGCTGCTGTCGGCGCTGGTCAAAATCGCCGGCGAATTGTCCTCCGCGGAGCTGGCGGAGGATTGA
- the kdgD gene encoding 5-dehydro-4-deoxyglucarate dehydratase has product MSKMTPQEMAQKIGSGLLSFPVTPFRADYSFDEATYRANMDWLCGYDVAGLFAAGGTGEFFSLTPSEVPQVVKVAVDETKGRVPVLAGTGYGTAIAREIAIGAEKAGADGLLLLPPYLTHSEQEGLAAHVQAVCAAVKIGVIVYNRDNAILQPDTLARLAERCPNLVGYKDGIGDIELMTRVYTKLGDRLTYVGGLPTAETFALPYLDMGVTTYSSAVFNFVPDFATNFYTAVRKRDHATIQAGLKDFILPLIAIRNRKKGYAVSIIKAGMKVIGRDSGPVRPPLTDLTEQEMAELTALVQKLPAARSSQQAAE; this is encoded by the coding sequence ATGAGCAAGATGACCCCGCAGGAAATGGCCCAGAAGATCGGATCGGGCCTCCTGTCCTTCCCCGTCACGCCGTTCAGGGCTGACTACTCCTTCGACGAGGCGACCTATCGCGCCAACATGGACTGGCTGTGCGGTTATGACGTCGCAGGTCTCTTCGCCGCCGGCGGCACCGGCGAGTTCTTCTCGCTGACGCCGTCAGAGGTTCCGCAGGTCGTGAAGGTCGCCGTCGACGAGACCAAGGGGCGCGTGCCCGTGCTCGCCGGCACCGGCTACGGCACCGCGATCGCCCGCGAGATCGCGATCGGTGCGGAAAAGGCCGGCGCCGACGGCCTCTTGCTGCTGCCGCCCTATCTCACCCATTCCGAGCAGGAAGGCCTTGCTGCGCACGTCCAGGCCGTTTGCGCCGCCGTGAAGATCGGCGTCATCGTCTACAACCGTGACAACGCCATCCTGCAGCCCGACACGCTCGCACGCCTTGCCGAGCGCTGCCCGAACCTCGTCGGCTACAAGGACGGCATCGGCGACATCGAGCTGATGACCCGCGTCTACACCAAGCTCGGCGACCGCCTCACCTATGTCGGCGGACTGCCGACCGCCGAGACCTTCGCGCTGCCCTATCTCGACATGGGCGTGACGACCTATTCCTCGGCCGTGTTCAACTTCGTGCCGGACTTCGCCACCAACTTCTACACCGCGGTGCGCAAGCGCGACCACGCCACGATCCAGGCCGGCCTGAAGGATTTCATCCTGCCGCTGATCGCGATCCGCAACCGCAAGAAGGGTTACGCGGTCTCGATCATCAAGGCCGGCATGAAGGTGATCGGCCGCGATTCCGGCCCGGTCCGTCCGCCGCTGACCGATCTCACCGAGCAGGAGATGGCGGAGCTGACCGCGCTGGTGCAGAAGCTGCCCGCCGCACGATCGTCACAACAGGCTGCAGAATAA
- the gudD gene encoding glucarate dehydratase — MAQTEISGAPVITAMQVIPVAGCDSMLLNLSGAHAPFFTRNIVMLTDNAGHTGVGEVPGGQKIWQTLQDARDLVIGKTVGAMNNILADVRTAFADRDAGGRGKQTFDLRVMIHAVTAIESALLDLLGQHLGLPVAALLGEGQQRSSVETLGYLFFVGDRRKSKLDYVTGETGKAEWFNLRHQEAMTPEAVVRLAEATHDHYGFADFKLKGGVLRGEQEIEAVTAIAKRFPSARVTLDPNGAWSLDEAINLCKGMHGILAYAEDPCGAEAGFSGREIMAEFRRATSLPTATNMIATDWRQLSHALRLGAVDIPLADPHFWTMQGSVRVAQTCRDNGLTWGSHSNNHFDISLAMFTHVGAAAPGKVTAIDTHWIWQDGQALTKEPLRIKGGKIAVPDRPGLGIEIDRAALEAAHELYKKHGLGGRDDAMAMQDLIPGWTFDDKRPCLVR, encoded by the coding sequence ATGGCCCAGACTGAGATTTCCGGTGCACCTGTTATCACGGCGATGCAGGTGATCCCGGTCGCGGGCTGCGACAGCATGCTCCTCAACCTGAGCGGCGCGCATGCGCCGTTCTTCACCCGCAACATCGTCATGCTCACCGACAATGCCGGCCACACCGGCGTCGGCGAGGTGCCGGGCGGGCAGAAGATCTGGCAGACCCTCCAGGACGCGCGCGACCTCGTGATCGGCAAGACCGTCGGCGCCATGAACAACATCCTCGCCGACGTCCGCACCGCCTTCGCCGACCGCGACGCTGGCGGGCGCGGCAAGCAGACGTTCGACCTCCGCGTCATGATCCACGCGGTCACCGCGATCGAATCCGCGCTGCTCGACCTGCTCGGCCAGCATCTGGGCCTGCCGGTCGCAGCCCTGCTCGGCGAAGGCCAGCAGCGGAGCAGCGTCGAGACGCTCGGCTATCTTTTCTTCGTCGGTGATCGCCGCAAGTCGAAGCTCGACTATGTCACCGGCGAAACCGGCAAGGCGGAATGGTTCAACCTCCGCCACCAGGAGGCGATGACGCCCGAGGCCGTGGTGCGGCTAGCAGAAGCCACCCACGACCATTACGGCTTCGCCGACTTCAAGCTTAAGGGCGGCGTGCTCCGCGGCGAGCAGGAGATCGAGGCGGTGACCGCGATCGCAAAGCGCTTCCCCAGCGCGCGCGTCACGCTGGACCCCAACGGCGCCTGGTCGCTGGATGAGGCGATCAACCTCTGCAAGGGCATGCACGGCATCCTCGCCTATGCCGAGGACCCCTGCGGCGCCGAGGCCGGCTTCTCCGGCCGCGAGATCATGGCCGAGTTCCGCCGCGCAACTAGCCTGCCGACCGCCACCAACATGATCGCCACCGACTGGCGGCAGCTCTCCCATGCGCTGCGGCTCGGGGCGGTGGACATCCCGCTGGCCGATCCCCATTTCTGGACGATGCAAGGCTCGGTGCGCGTGGCCCAGACTTGCCGTGACAACGGCCTGACCTGGGGCTCGCACTCCAACAACCATTTCGACATTTCGCTCGCCATGTTCACCCATGTCGGCGCCGCCGCTCCGGGGAAGGTCACCGCGATCGATACCCACTGGATTTGGCAGGACGGCCAAGCGCTGACGAAAGAGCCGCTCCGGATCAAGGGCGGCAAGATCGCCGTCCCGGACCGCCCGGGCCTCGGCATCGAGATCGACCGCGCCGCCCTCGAGGCCGCGCATGAGCTCTACAAGAAGCATGGACTCGGCGGGCGGGATGACGCTATGGCCATGCAGGACCTGATCCCCGGCTGGACGTTTGACGACAAGCGTCCCTGTCTCGTCCGTTAA
- a CDS encoding aldehyde dehydrogenase family protein, which translates to MTAILKNFIGGEWVDGSGITRNINPSNTNDLVGEYAKADKAQTEKAIAAAKAAFPAWAQSTPQARFDALNKISLEILARKEELGRLLAREEGKTLPEGIGEVARAGQIFAFFAGEALRLIGEKGASVRPGLDVELTREPVGVVGMITPWNFPIAIPAWKIAPALCYGNTVVFKPAELVPGSAHALSEIITRSGIPAGVFNLVVGSGSVVGQTLLEHPDVAAISFTGSVQTGRKIAQACVLSNPMKKFQLEMGGKNPLVVLDDADLKTAVEVAVNGAYFSTGQRCTASSRLIVTEGIHDRFVAAMAERLNSLSVDDALKAGVHIGPVVDQNQLDQDLRYIKIGQDEGAKLAFGGELLKRENPGHYLQPALFTEANNNMRIAREEIFGPVAAVIRAKNYEEALAISNDTEFGLASGICTTSLKYASHYKRNSESGMVMVNLPTAGVDYHVPFGGRKGSSYGAREQGSYAREFYTTVKTAYTYPG; encoded by the coding sequence ATGACAGCGATCCTGAAGAATTTCATCGGCGGCGAATGGGTCGACGGCTCCGGCATCACCAGGAACATCAACCCCTCCAATACCAATGATCTCGTCGGCGAATACGCCAAGGCCGACAAGGCGCAGACCGAGAAGGCGATCGCCGCCGCGAAGGCCGCCTTCCCCGCCTGGGCGCAGTCGACGCCGCAGGCGCGCTTCGACGCACTGAACAAGATTTCGCTCGAGATCCTCGCCCGTAAGGAAGAGCTCGGCCGCCTGCTCGCCCGCGAGGAAGGCAAGACGCTGCCCGAAGGCATCGGCGAGGTCGCCCGCGCCGGCCAGATCTTCGCGTTCTTCGCCGGCGAGGCGCTGCGCCTGATCGGCGAGAAGGGCGCCTCGGTGCGTCCCGGCCTCGACGTCGAGCTCACCCGTGAACCAGTCGGCGTCGTCGGCATGATCACGCCCTGGAATTTCCCGATCGCGATCCCTGCCTGGAAGATCGCCCCGGCGCTCTGCTACGGCAACACCGTGGTGTTCAAGCCGGCCGAGCTCGTGCCCGGCTCCGCACATGCGCTGTCCGAGATCATCACCCGCTCCGGCATTCCCGCGGGCGTGTTCAACCTCGTCGTCGGCTCCGGCTCGGTCGTCGGCCAGACCCTGCTCGAGCATCCCGACGTCGCCGCGATCTCCTTCACCGGCTCGGTGCAGACGGGACGCAAGATCGCGCAGGCCTGCGTGCTTTCGAACCCCATGAAGAAGTTCCAGCTCGAGATGGGCGGCAAGAATCCGCTGGTCGTGCTCGACGACGCCGACCTCAAGACCGCCGTCGAGGTCGCCGTCAACGGCGCCTATTTCTCCACCGGCCAGCGCTGCACTGCGTCCTCGCGCCTGATCGTCACCGAAGGCATCCACGACCGCTTCGTCGCCGCCATGGCCGAGCGCCTGAACAGCCTGTCGGTGGACGATGCGCTCAAGGCCGGCGTGCATATCGGCCCCGTGGTGGACCAGAACCAGCTCGACCAGGACCTCCGCTACATCAAGATCGGCCAGGACGAAGGCGCCAAGCTCGCCTTCGGCGGCGAGCTGCTCAAGCGCGAGAACCCCGGCCACTACCTGCAGCCCGCGCTGTTCACCGAGGCCAACAACAACATGCGCATCGCGCGTGAGGAAATCTTCGGCCCGGTCGCCGCCGTCATTCGTGCCAAGAACTACGAAGAGGCGCTCGCTATCTCCAACGATACCGAGTTCGGCCTCGCCTCCGGCATCTGCACCACCAGCCTGAAATACGCCTCGCACTACAAGCGCAACAGCGAGTCCGGCATGGTGATGGTCAATCTGCCGACCGCCGGCGTCGACTATCACGTGCCGTTCGGCGGCCGGAAGGGCTCGAGCTACGGCGCCCGTGAGCAGGGCTCCTATGCGCGCGAGTTCTACACCACGGTGAAGACGGCTTATACGTATCCGGGCTGA
- the garD gene encoding galactarate dehydratase, whose translation MDQDVAAKEQPRYIKLNERDNVAIVVNDFGLPAGSRFAGGLTLRAFVPQGHKTALVDIAEGEPIIRYGEIIGYALSSILAGEWVDEARIRMPEAPALDKLEISTAVPAPLPPLEGFTFEGFRNPDGSVGTKNILGISSSVQCVKGTMEYAVKRIRAELLPKYPNVDDVVPLTHAYGCGVAITAPDAVVPIRTLQNLALNPNFGGEILVVGLGCEKLAPERLVPEGVNDAIVHMQDEAFDGFGAIVEAIMTQAEARLKVLNTRKRETCPASDLVIGLQCGGSDAFSGVTANPAVGFAADLLVRAGATVMFSEVTEVRDAIQLLTRRAINEDVGRALVREMAWYDSYLARGGADRSANTTPGNKKGGLANIVEKSLGSIVKSGSSAIQGVLSPGEKATQKGMLFAATPASDFICGTLQLASGMTLQVFTTGRGTPYGLAAAPVIKVATRSELARRWKDLIDFDAGKIATGEKSIEETGWDLFRLILDVASGRTKPWSDRWGIHNDLTLFNPAPVT comes from the coding sequence ATGGACCAGGACGTCGCAGCGAAAGAGCAGCCCCGCTACATCAAGCTCAACGAGCGCGACAACGTCGCGATCGTGGTCAATGATTTCGGGCTCCCCGCCGGCTCGCGCTTTGCCGGCGGCCTGACGCTGCGCGCCTTCGTGCCGCAGGGGCACAAGACCGCGCTGGTCGACATCGCCGAAGGTGAACCGATCATTCGTTATGGCGAGATCATCGGCTACGCGCTGTCGTCGATCCTGGCCGGTGAATGGGTGGACGAGGCGCGCATCCGCATGCCGGAGGCCCCCGCCCTCGACAAGCTCGAGATCTCCACCGCCGTTCCCGCGCCGCTGCCGCCGCTCGAAGGCTTCACCTTCGAGGGCTTCCGCAATCCGGACGGCTCGGTCGGCACCAAGAACATCCTCGGCATCTCCTCCTCCGTGCAATGCGTCAAGGGCACGATGGAATATGCGGTCAAGCGCATCCGCGCCGAGCTGCTGCCGAAATATCCCAACGTCGACGACGTCGTACCGCTGACGCATGCCTATGGCTGCGGCGTCGCCATCACCGCGCCGGACGCGGTGGTGCCGATCCGCACGTTGCAGAACCTCGCGCTCAACCCGAATTTCGGCGGCGAGATTTTGGTCGTCGGCCTCGGCTGCGAGAAGCTGGCGCCGGAACGCTTGGTGCCGGAGGGCGTGAACGACGCCATCGTGCACATGCAGGACGAGGCTTTCGACGGCTTTGGCGCCATCGTCGAGGCGATCATGACCCAGGCCGAGGCGCGGCTGAAGGTGCTCAACACCCGCAAGCGCGAGACCTGCCCGGCGTCCGATCTCGTCATCGGCCTGCAATGCGGCGGCAGCGATGCCTTCTCCGGCGTCACCGCCAATCCCGCCGTTGGCTTTGCCGCGGATCTCCTGGTGCGCGCCGGCGCCACCGTGATGTTCTCGGAAGTCACCGAGGTGCGCGACGCGATCCAGCTCCTCACCCGGCGCGCGATCAACGAGGACGTCGGCCGCGCGCTGGTGCGCGAGATGGCCTGGTACGATTCTTATCTCGCCCGCGGCGGCGCCGACCGCAGCGCCAACACCACGCCCGGCAACAAGAAGGGCGGCCTTGCCAACATCGTCGAGAAGTCGCTCGGCTCCATCGTCAAGTCCGGCTCGAGCGCGATTCAAGGCGTGCTCTCGCCCGGCGAGAAGGCGACGCAGAAGGGCATGCTGTTCGCGGCAACCCCCGCCTCCGACTTCATCTGCGGCACGCTCCAGCTCGCCTCCGGCATGACACTGCAGGTGTTCACCACCGGCCGCGGCACGCCCTACGGCCTTGCGGCAGCACCGGTGATCAAGGTCGCAACGCGCAGCGAGCTCGCGCGGCGCTGGAAGGACCTGATCGACTTCGACGCCGGCAAGATCGCAACCGGCGAGAAGAGCATCGAAGAGACCGGCTGGGACCTGTTCCGCCTGATCCTCGACGTCGCGAGCGGCCGCACCAAGCCATGGTCGGACCGCTGGGGCATCCACAACGACCTGACGCTGTTCAATCCCGCGCCGGTGACCTAA
- a CDS encoding MipA/OmpV family protein, translated as MNDFEEAALRLTAMVRRTTACLAALGAIMATAPVSAQTAFTLPAPPFELPMLPSPSGNWTVMVGIGGEYKPEFVGSNNGKFLPIPIFSIRRAGSIDQFRGPRDSASIALLDIGNFRAGPAFKYVASRKSSKYAELTGLGDVKAAYELGGFVEYYPVDWLRLRSELRQGMGGHTGTVADVSADVIVPLIQRLTISAGPRFTWKSTNATAPYFGVDAVQALASGLPTYNAKGGAHSVGFGSQISYRINPQWEVHAYVEYEKLLGDAADSPLVKLRGSSNQTTVGLGASYSFDFRIR; from the coding sequence ATGAATGATTTCGAAGAAGCCGCTCTCCGCCTCACGGCGATGGTGCGGCGGACGACCGCCTGTCTCGCCGCACTCGGTGCGATCATGGCAACTGCGCCAGTATCGGCGCAGACTGCGTTCACGCTGCCAGCGCCGCCATTCGAGCTGCCGATGCTGCCCTCGCCATCGGGAAACTGGACCGTCATGGTCGGCATCGGCGGCGAATACAAGCCCGAGTTCGTCGGATCGAACAACGGGAAGTTTCTTCCGATCCCGATCTTCTCCATCCGCCGCGCCGGATCGATCGACCAGTTTCGCGGACCGCGCGACAGCGCCAGCATCGCGCTGCTCGACATCGGCAATTTTCGCGCGGGGCCTGCGTTCAAATACGTCGCCTCGCGCAAGAGCAGCAAGTATGCGGAGCTGACCGGGCTCGGCGACGTCAAGGCCGCCTATGAGCTCGGCGGCTTCGTCGAGTACTATCCGGTCGACTGGCTACGCCTGCGCAGCGAGTTGCGCCAGGGCATGGGAGGTCATACCGGCACCGTGGCGGATGTTTCGGCCGACGTCATCGTCCCACTGATCCAGAGGCTGACGATCTCCGCCGGCCCGCGCTTCACCTGGAAGAGCACCAACGCCACCGCGCCGTATTTCGGCGTCGATGCCGTGCAGGCGCTGGCATCGGGGTTGCCGACCTACAATGCCAAGGGCGGTGCGCACTCGGTCGGCTTCGGCAGCCAGATCTCCTACCGCATCAATCCGCAGTGGGAGGTCCACGCCTATGTCGAATACGAGAAGCTGCTCGGCGATGCCGCGGACAGCCCGCTGGTGAAGCTGCGGGGATCCTCGAACCAGACCACCGTCGGTCTCGGTGCGTCCTATTCGTTCGATTTCAGGATCCGATAG
- a CDS encoding response regulator transcription factor translates to MRSLVIEDEPQIGAYVSRLLGQLHGIVDLVGSIADARQALDNFKYDLAIVDRMLPDGDALQVVTALSQSAERPAIIMLTSKDAKEDVVEGLNGGADDYLGKPFEPQELLARVRAVLRRPRLLAPSVLSLGNVELHLGSNEAVVADTRVLLRRREALILGALLMRRDRVITRAALIEEIYGFDDEIESNTLEAQVSRLRKKLAELGGDVEIRSMRGIGDILRLATPR, encoded by the coding sequence GTGCGCTCCCTCGTGATCGAAGACGAACCACAGATCGGTGCCTATGTCAGCCGGCTGCTCGGGCAATTGCACGGCATCGTCGACCTCGTCGGCTCGATCGCCGATGCCCGCCAGGCACTGGACAACTTCAAGTATGATCTGGCGATCGTCGACCGGATGCTGCCCGACGGAGATGCGCTCCAGGTGGTCACGGCGCTGAGCCAATCAGCGGAGCGGCCCGCAATCATCATGCTGACGTCCAAGGACGCCAAGGAGGATGTCGTCGAAGGGCTCAATGGCGGGGCCGACGACTATCTCGGCAAGCCGTTCGAGCCGCAGGAGCTGCTTGCGCGGGTGCGCGCGGTGCTGCGCCGGCCCCGGCTGCTCGCGCCTTCGGTGCTGTCGCTCGGCAATGTCGAGCTGCACCTCGGCAGCAACGAGGCGGTGGTCGCCGACACCAGGGTCCTGCTGCGCCGGCGCGAGGCGCTGATCCTGGGGGCGCTGCTGATGCGGCGCGACCGCGTCATCACCCGCGCCGCGCTGATCGAGGAGATCTACGGCTTCGACGACGAGATCGAGTCCAACACGCTCGAGGCACAGGTCTCGCGTCTGCGCAAGAAACTGGCCGAGCTCGGCGGCGACGTCGAGATCCGCAGCATGCGTGGCATCGGCGACATCCTGCGGCTGGCAACGCCGCGATGA
- a CDS encoding cell wall metabolism sensor histidine kinase WalK — MRSIARTFALSLGIAATTVFLIMVAIFVSKYPMEEREFRACRVVAAVLDRATEINGQNLTVRPTPALEELKADSPNLWYVVSVGDFVSEYGSEHRPPLPFAFPYRGPVGLSVFSTHDQNSTFCLAVAQRGPLRLTTMVGEPQVRFGRIARNFLVRNTFSIAVVALAFATTVAVGSALAARFVSRGIERVARRALAIDPSAPQGLISLSEVPRELQPLVEALNRAFGEIDAYIRMQRRFLGNAAHQLRTPLTLLRAKIDDVPDPALKAELVRDVRRLTSLVSAMLDLARLQNHAIEKRPIDLAQITLDVLADFSPSALDAGIELALEQNGKGPFVVQGVDAAIRSALANLVGNALIHAHGARRIVATLGGDGVSIHDDGAGLPDGAEHRLTEPFQTGNAAGEGAGLGLSIVREIMAAHGGELIVASAPGCGTTMRLRFAAAAAPARSAQLDLQEH; from the coding sequence ATGAGGTCGATCGCCCGAACCTTTGCGCTGTCGCTCGGCATCGCCGCGACGACGGTGTTCCTGATCATGGTCGCGATCTTCGTCTCGAAGTATCCGATGGAGGAACGCGAGTTCAGGGCCTGCCGGGTCGTGGCCGCCGTTCTCGATCGCGCCACTGAAATCAACGGGCAAAACCTGACGGTACGCCCGACTCCCGCGCTCGAGGAATTGAAGGCGGACAGTCCGAACCTCTGGTACGTGGTATCAGTGGGCGACTTCGTTAGCGAGTACGGAAGCGAGCACCGGCCGCCGCTTCCTTTCGCATTCCCCTATCGCGGGCCCGTCGGCTTGTCCGTCTTCAGCACCCACGACCAGAACAGCACGTTCTGTCTCGCCGTCGCGCAACGAGGGCCCCTGCGGCTCACGACGATGGTCGGCGAGCCTCAGGTCCGCTTCGGCCGGATCGCAAGAAACTTCCTCGTCCGCAACACCTTTTCGATCGCCGTGGTGGCGCTGGCCTTTGCGACGACCGTTGCCGTTGGTTCGGCGCTTGCCGCACGTTTCGTCTCGCGCGGCATCGAACGGGTGGCACGCCGCGCGCTCGCGATCGATCCCTCGGCGCCGCAAGGCTTGATATCGCTGTCCGAGGTCCCTCGCGAGTTGCAGCCCCTGGTCGAGGCGCTGAACCGCGCTTTCGGCGAGATCGACGCCTATATCAGGATGCAGCGCCGCTTCCTCGGCAACGCCGCCCATCAGCTCCGCACGCCACTCACGCTGCTGCGCGCCAAGATCGACGATGTGCCTGACCCGGCCCTGAAAGCCGAGCTGGTGCGCGACGTCCGCCGGCTGACCTCGCTGGTCTCGGCGATGCTGGACCTGGCGCGACTGCAAAATCATGCGATCGAGAAGCGGCCCATCGATCTTGCCCAGATCACGCTCGACGTGCTGGCCGATTTCAGCCCCTCGGCGCTGGATGCCGGCATCGAGCTTGCGCTGGAGCAGAATGGGAAAGGTCCATTCGTGGTGCAGGGCGTGGATGCTGCGATCCGCAGCGCACTTGCCAATCTGGTCGGCAACGCGCTCATCCACGCCCATGGCGCGCGGCGCATCGTCGCCACGCTCGGCGGTGACGGCGTGTCGATTCACGATGATGGCGCGGGCTTGCCTGACGGCGCCGAACACCGGCTGACCGAGCCGTTCCAGACCGGTAACGCCGCAGGTGAAGGCGCCGGCCTCGGCCTGTCGATCGTCCGCGAGATCATGGCGGCCCATGGCGGGGAGTTGATCGTCGCTTCCGCGCCCGGCTGCGGCACGACGATGCGCCTGCGCTTTGCCGCGGCCGCCGCGCCGGCGAGATCTGCGCAGCTTGATCTGCAAGAGCATTGA